From the genome of Primulina huaijiensis isolate GDHJ02 chromosome 11, ASM1229523v2, whole genome shotgun sequence:
aattcaaaattcaatatccgacaaatgacaaaattacaaaagtacgatataacagtaaaaacaatacaTGTAAATGGATCGACTCATCAAGTTTCCATTGAAATATGATCCATACAAAGAAAAACACTTGTCATTCGTTTTTTATTAGCGATATCCCAAAAACGTTCTAGTCGAAATTTTGCTTTCAAATTACGTTTCGAAATAGTAGATGCTGTCAAAGGGAGTGACGATGCAAAGATTGAACCTCGAGATGTAATTTTGGAATTAAATCACTCAatcaaaaacaaagaaagaagaaaagtcAAAGTTAAATAGGCAAATGacaaaataatcataattataCCAAAAGACAAACATAAGGCATGAAACAATTTAGTAAACAAATAATGAAAACTCACacttttataatattaatagaTAATAGATGTGTGATCATGTTTTGGTTTTTTCCCATGTTCCATGAATCATCTCAATACATTTTCTCAATTCGAGCTTGTTAGTCTCCAGAAAGAAATGAATAAGTCATACCAGCAGATTTATCGGGGATGGCATGTATTTTCATTCCATGCTCTAAGTGAGTCCTGAAAAATTACCTCGCTGTCAAggtaaaaaacaaaacaaaatactaTAAAAGGGAATAGTTTTTGTTCTTTTCACATTTTTAGAACTAATGCAGGCTATCCATTTCCTTTCCTGGTGGTTGAGAGCTATGGAGGAAGTGAATTAAATACTTTACATCTAGTGACTCACAGTCTCGAGTCCACAGGCACCTTATTGCTCAAGATTCAATTGCATTCTACAGATCGGATAGTCTGTCATCTTTTTCAATATCCCTTTCATCCTTTTGCGCTTTGTTTTGCAGGCTGGATCTGTGGAAGGTCAAGTGGTAGATATGGGTCTCACTACTACATCATTGCTGACTGCAGAAAAGTTTCCAGTTATTGTCCCGAATTCTCTGTTTTCAAGTCAGGTATGCATATTTATTTCGTTTTCGTTTGTTGAATTACTTGGTTTTTTCTTGGATATTGTTTTAGTTTATATAATGACCAACAAAGATTATCCTGACAGTCATCTGACTTGTCTACATCaacaaattttattattgattgatggaTACAGATGCAGTTGATGAATCATTTATGTCACATTCTTGAAAACATCATGATTAGAATTTCTATTAATATCAGCTTCCCCGGCTTCTTATGTTTAACACTTTGCATTAGCATGCATTTATGAATCGTTTCCAGATGTACGTTTGCGAACTGTAAAATTACTCGGTCAATATAGCAAGTGCAAAAGTCGATGGTGGAGTTCAAGATTTTTCAGTTCGGTAGAGGTTAACTAGATCCTTATGCCAATTATAGGTCATTGTGAATAAATCACGGGCCAAATGGCGTACCATGGCCACGAAGATCCCGATACAAGTTGATGACCTAGACAAGATTTCCCAGATATCAGAGGATATAAAAAGCATGCTCCGATCTAATCCAAATGTGTTCTTGGAGAAGGAGGCACCATATTGTTTCTTGTCTTGTATTGAGAGATCATATGCCGTTTTGACCATTGGATGCAATCTCAAAAATGTGGTATGTCCTTTTTTTATTTggtcatttcaaatattttatgatCTGAAAACAAGTTAATTGGACAAAGAAGCATACATAACCACTTGATTGGACaagattttatctatttttatcTGTTTTTGATTTAGCTATACTTTTAGAGTAGTTCCGAAAGCCTTTACAGTGATTATCATTTTCCAATTATTATAGTTATAAAATTGAAAACACCGGTGGATTTTGCTGGATTCGCTTTATAAATACAGCCCAACCTTATTATGCTTTTTctgatttttattgtttttctgaTTCACAACCAACTTAATGAATTTCTTCTAGTGAAATTGGATTTGGTCATTATGTAACTTTATATTTAGTTCAGTTCTTTTGATGAACCATGATACTATGATTGACTCTAGATGCATATCACTCTAATAGGTTCAGTGATGGTTGAATTCTCTCATTCTCCgaatcttttaaattttaagaacATTAGTCAAGTTGGTTGAAGGCAGACTCTCTTAATCttttaacatttaatttaaatttataagttTCTTATTTAAATCGAATGATTGACATCACTTAATGGTCATCGTTGGTCTTCCATTTCTCCTGATACCCTTTCGTACAGACATTCCAAGATCTTGCATAATGTGTTAGTTTTATATATAACTCGGTTTAGCTGATGACAAGGTCCTCATGGTGTTGATGGTTGTAGGGCAATGAGGCGGAGCAGGATATTCTTCTGCAGGCTGTCCGAATAATCCAACAACACGGTGCTGCATTAGGCAGAACTTATGAAAACACTCTACATTGACACACTGATTGTTGCATCCTCTGGCATTTTGTACATAAGACTCAAAATAATGTCTTTCACAAAGACCATTTTGGATTCCTGTGTGTGTTTTACCCTTCAAAGCATTTGGAATTTAACACTTCGTGACTCTGCAAGTTTATTTTGGGAGTGAATGAAGTTAATTTGCTGTCGACATTTTTAACGTCTTTTGTATAATCCAATGGTTTTGTTGTATTGAAAGCGTGTCAATCCATCAAAACAATGGGAACAAAATATTGAGAAACTCATAAACgtgatattgagatgttgaacTGTATCAACTGAACTTTGGTGGGGGGAGTAGTTGACGATTATCTTGGATAGCTGTGGAATGGGATTTTTTATGGGTTCTTGGATCGAAATTGTGGGGctttatttatttctaataatgaTTTATCTTGAATTTTCATTGCAAACTCAAAGGGTGCCTATTATCATCATTAAAGTAAGGATCAATTGAATATCATTTCGTGGAATTTTCCATATTCTACTCTTTTACAAGGCAGGACCTTAATATATCCCATGGTCATTAGTGTTTGTGGGTTTCATTAAAAGTGCATGTCCGTTCAGCATTGTTGAACGACAAAACAACGTGCTTAGACTGCGGGAGGCGACTTGTCAGAATCAGCAAATGTcttaaaattcaataatcttATTATTCTAATATCACATTCCATTCTCAAGTCTCGATAGACCAAGTAAAACGCGTATATTCAAAGAATTAGCAAATTTCTTCACCCTAGAAATAAACATTGGATGTCCCTGACATGAACATTTGGGGTGAATGACCTAATATGcaaataaattaacttattcgTATTCAACATTACTTATATTGTATTAAACAATGACTGGAGCTGAACAACCACCAAAAGATTAATATTCCTCACATTAAGTCACGACTAaatgaattttaatatatatttattaatattttaccatcgatataaaatacatgaaACTCACAAACTCAAAACTTTATCTGAACTTTTGCTTCATATATCAAAAAATTAACtctaacaaaataaattaaacttcaACTCACTCAGCTAgagctaaaaaaaattcatttcataCAAAGTGCTTCAGCTTCAGCTTCAATTCAACCCAATAAAATTCGGGTTCGTCGAGCTTGAATTCAAAAGCACGAGTAGTACTCTGTTCAGATCAAATCGCATCCCAAACCTTCCTCACCGGCCGAGTGGGCCAGGGGCTGCAAAGGAAGAAAGATGAGAAAAGCCTCCACCATAGAGGCTAAAAACAAAACCACCGACGTAAAAATTAACACATTCATAGAGACAACATAAAATCCCAAACTAATTCCATTAACATTACATAAGGGTCCATACATTTCGTCAACCACTATTACATCAACGTACCACAAAGCACAaccatatattacatatattgagcaagaaaaaaaaacactcCTTAAACTACATATATTTGTATACGAGGAAGATTTATACCTTCCATTTTACCTTACCATCTGGTCTTTTCCAGTGTTGCTACCCCGCACTTGGTCAAAGGCATCGCCAGCAATCCTAAGGTTAGAAATCAAAGCATCACGTCCAGTCAAAACAATCTGGAAGAACCTGTCCACCTCCTTTGCAAGGTGATCAAGTCCTTGTGAGAAAATTTCTACAGAATTTTTCAAATCCAAGGTCGACTCTTTCAATACTCCAGTTTCAGTAGGGTCTACCCCATCTTCTTGCACAATAGGGTACAGCTTCTTTCCTCTCATGTCCACAGCTTCCAGTTCTTTCAATATGGTGAAGCTTCTGGTGGAATATATGCTTCTTATTTCAGTATTGATGAATGCCTGAATCGCCATAAATTCACCCGCCCACAAGTAAGACTCGGGAACAGTAAGGTCTATTAACTTATTAGGAGAACCGGAGAATGCAGCTGCAAAAATGCTGCAAATGAAAAGGGTCACAACCTTGACTCCATACATAGCTCGCATTAAAACCTTTCCCTTTGAAGAGTTTTTAACCTTAGGTTCATCTAGCATTTTGACCAGACTGTCCATTACCGAAAAGCAGTTATCAAGTCTTGGATTCTTCGAAGCAATATGCTTACTCCATCCGTCGAGGGATGAACGAGCCCGAACAAACTGATTAGATGAAGCACTGCTCAAATCATGCAAAACACACTGGAGATAAAGGTGGCCTTGTTTCAGTCGGGCAACTTCGGAGCTGAAAGAAATGCATATATCTAGCAACTTAACACTATTGGCAAAGTAAACGTCAATCCACTTATCCTCCCAATCAGAGACAGGGAGCTCAAGTGATGTTATAAGAGTTTTTATGTCAGTATGAATTTCACACAAGGCTACCATTGCAGAAATCATCCATGATACACGGAGCACATCTTCCTTATCAGCTGGCTTAAGCTTTTTAAGCCTCGTTGCCAACGTGTCCTCGAAATTATTCAACAAAGCGAGGAGCTTTGGGGAAAGGTGAGTGTCTTTCGGTAAAATCATTCGGAAGGGATTTCCAAATGGGAGGAAAGGCCTGTGTGGTTCCTGTGCACGGCTCATTTGCACACAAACTAACTGCAAAGTAAAACAAACACTTGGATTACATGCAGCAAGTCAAGTTCTTTAAACTTTGGATCCTACAAGGAAAAGAAAGAGGAAAACGTAGAAAAAATGACATCCAATGAAGATCTAAGAAGTCAACAAATGTGTTGTTTCAAGAATCAGTATGACCTAAATACATTAAGCAGAATCTTACAGCTTCAAACATTGACGGTAATACAGACTTTAAGCATGAAATCATCAATCTTACTACTAAGACACTCAAAGACGGGATCTTCTCCAGAAATCATCATATTTCAACCGCATCTGATCAATGTTTCTACTAAGACACGCAAAGCCCAGGGGTATTCCCCAGAAATCGTCAAATTCCAACAGCCATATCTGAGCTAGCAATAACAACCGTGTTCTAAATTTCATAAGACAGGTCTAAACGTCATAATAAAATGTTCAAACTGCCTCCAGAAAGAAATTCAGTGAAATATAGATATTATGCGTCAGTttctaatataattaaaaaaattaaaaccttTGGATATTAACCACTTTAAAAGGTCAGTAAGCATACAAATTCTTCAAGAACTTAAAAGGATGATCATCCAATACTTTCACAAAAATACACAAGATTTTCAACGATTAGCATGGTCAACGCACGAAtctcacaaaaaaataaaggatatttttcaaatactttACCAAAAATTTTAGATCATCAcacaaaaaatttcaaagaaactAAGAAATTAGATTCAAATATTTACACCAAAAGTTAAGATCTCCAACTATCAAAAAGGCCAACGCTAGATTCTCccgaaattaaatttataagtGAAATCCTAATTTATATCACAACTTAACAATAATCATGTAAGAAAATCAATCCGTcgataaaaaaaacaatgataTTCTAAAAAATCGCTTACCGAAACTCACAGATCTGCGCCGATAAGAACGTTACTCAGAAATTTAAAATCAGGTCTAGTAAAATCACACGACAAACGCAAAAACACAGAAATCAAACATATTAATACATATACCTACGTTATATACAAGGAGAGGAGACGAACCTGATTCTCAGAAAGGGTAGAAAAGTTGTGAAATTTCGTCGAAGTCTTCGCAAAGATGGGGTTTGTTGTCTGTCATAGAGGGACACGTGCTGCAATATGATTGGATATTAGTTGTACCATGAGTTTATTTACACCCAACATTAAACCTtagtttataaaatatatttaaattacattGTCGCCCATAGTTTTTTCATTTATATGGGTAGAAAACTttgatacaatttttttaaaaaaaactttgacATGACTTTGGTCGTATATATGATAGTGCAAATCATCGAGTTTCTGATAGTCTAATCTTATTCTATTATGAAGTATGGGTAACATGGTCTTTTCCCTATTAGTTGTGTCACTTTGATATGATAGTCAATCTTATCCGTCATATCTTAATCTAATAGTGTAGATGATACCTCATTTGGTGAGCCACCATTAGATCACATCTATTAATCAGATTGAATCTGGTCTATTTGAATCGAACGATCCAAATCGCATCTTTTCAGGATGACCAAAACCTTTGAAAACAATAATAGATCTGACAAATCTCAACCTCTAGTCTTGATCCAATGGTCCAGACTTCATCTCCTTGATCTAGATTAATATAGCTCATTCGATCATTTTACAACAATCCTGATTTCACTAACTCTTAAATTATCACATCCTTTCATCCTAACCTTTCATATCGCGATCCAACGGCTCGTAAAAACTGTCATCACACTCGTCATAGTGGCACACGATCACTTGCCACATCACTCAGTCACTGCCACGTGTACGCCGACTAGACCATATGTCCTGTCACCATCTGCCACGCTATCGAACCACCATTTTCGAGTTGTATGTGGGGACCCATCATCTCGTCATAAAACATGGAGTACACATGCCACATACTTATTATATTAACacttttttttatcacattcattttaacattaacACTCATTATTTGTGAGTTTCACTGTCCACTCATTCatctttattcttattttatattaaataaatacgtTTTCAAGTTTATTTAcaatatttaaatgatattacttaaaataaataataataatatttttaaatatatttattacttaaaataatttcatcatattttaagaatgtaatatttttaaaattagaattttattataaatttgaaatgaaatagTACAACACagaaaaaaatacatttatataaaattaaaaacaatatataaattaaatgttCCAGAATATGTAAAATACGAATTCATGGATTGTTGTTATATTGTGTCTAAATATACTCAACTAAGTCGGCATGAAATTGGTGATGCACTTGATTGTCATGTAGTTCGTAATATCACCGGAGATAATCATTAAATCATCGATTTGATCCCTAGACGTGAGAGGTCATCACCTTCACCTTTGACCAATTTGTCACATGATcgtctttattttcaaaaattattttatgcaaaATAATGcgtgataaaataatatgtttaaaCTTTTTCCTGTACCAATATTGAGCTAGACCTCTGACAAATTTCCATTGAGATTGGAGCAACCCAAATGTCTATTCTACATCTTTTCTTACAGCCATTTGTCTTTCATTAAACCACCTCTTCTTGAAATTCTCCGAGCAAGAAAAAGTCTTCACAAAAGTAGTTAATTTCATATACATTCCATATGTTAGAAATACCCTTTCGTATATTGAGTCGTTCACTATGAAATTAATCTCTAGAGAATTTCCTTGCAAGACGTTACTGAATATGAGAGATTCGTACCACACATTAATATCATTACGTGAACTAGCTACCCAAAGAATGTATGTCATATCCACAAGTTTCGACACTCGACCGCTTCAAATACTATAATTGGTGACCCATGTCATCTTGTAAACTAGCTTTTCCAAGAAactatataaattttttcatttctGGTGCATGCAATCAAGGATGTCCAACATGTCAGTGAAGTCGTGCCTCTCATCATGAATTTGAAAAAGACACTAAACATCATCAACATTCGGTCTTGTGACTAAAGTTTTATATGCTTATGTATATTATGTATAGACAAATTGACAATTTGAAAGTGATTTGCTGCTTCCACTATGGAGTCTAAATTCATCATTTATTTTGAAGCACTATTATATGGTGTATTTTAAGGAGTTTCATTTGAGCttagaattttgaattttatgtcTAATCCATTAAGATTATATGACGACAATTCATTTGTAGTCATTGTGACTAAAACGACAGTCGAATTAAGTGTGtcgacataaaatattttagccgTTGAAGAATGTGTTAAGAAAAATAAAGTTGTCGTTGAACACGTTATCATTGAATCGACGGTCCTTGACCTAAAGGCGTGTAAATTAATATGTTTAAGGATCATGTGGTAATTAATGGTGAACTTGATTACTAAAAGATTTAATGGTATACATTTGgttttgatttattaaactcgTTCAGTTATGATATTTCTCGTATTCAGTTATGTGCATATTCAGTTATCTTgacaaaatattaataaagttggacctcgtAAAAACATATGATTTATTCATTAAATTATACAGTTTTGAGAGACATAGTAAATTGTGATATATGGAATATAATACTCGTTTTAGAAAACTTCTcgtcatgattcatgtattttgttttctcttatGAATGTCGAATTATGTATGGGTGAAGTTGGAGAATGCAAACAAAGATAGATTTATATGGCATCATcacaaaaatgtttttttaacgCCCATTCTCTTTACAATATGCTTATGGATCTTAAATTTTCTTACTCTCTGAAAACAAAATGTAGTGATCATAATCACACAGAACAATTTATGTGGAACACGACTTGGAAGCTTGAAATCAAAGAGAGAGAAAAACAGTCAAGATTTGATGGATTGtactttcataaaaaaaaaaatggcatAACAAATTTCTTGAGAAAAAAGAACAGTAATTTATTGGATTTTAtgaattctaaaatattattgttggACCAGGCTAAGTACAATTGGGCCTGAGTTGATAAATCCACTCAGATCTTGTTAGTTTTCTTTGGATATTATTGGGCCCAAACTGAAGATAACCTAACGTAACCAAACCAAAAATATATACGGGCCTGACCTATTTATCGGACTGTTTGTTTACACGGTTGGAATGATAGCGAAGGGggtgatcaaatttttttattaaccgCCCGAACCGAATTACACCGCACcgttttttataatattttataaaaaccgcgattaaaaatattaatcataaaCCGCACCGCATATGCGGTTCGATTATTTTTTTTGCCAACAACCGCACCGCCTAAACTACTTTCCATAATATTTGACCtagaattataataatttgtaaacaacatattcaaataaagaagttatcattcattatatctcaactcttttccaaattattattcttacaaataaaacttatcttattcttaattattcttcatattagttttttttagagtatttatttcttttgctacaatattttgtttgaagtttgaaagtaaaaaaaagataaaatagtataaatgtcatttttgttgtgagtttgttgtgttgttaaattattaacttagttttgaatcttgattattgttttatctatttttatCTTCATATGctttgaattatattttatatttgaagacaatatattgttgttgttttcaaataaattagaatatatgttctaatattttttattaaaaaaaccgCAAACCGATCGCAACCGCTTGAAACCGCTCAAAACCGTAAGGCTAATTTTTCCAATTAAAATCgagattattttttcaaaatactaaCTGACCGCATATGACAATtcggtttgaatttttttaaaaaaccacaAAACCGCACCGTGATCACCCCTAGATAGCGATAAGCCCTCAAATTTTATTGGTTGTTACTTATTACAGTTACTCATATCTCGTGACTCTATCGAAATTTCATGAGGAACCCGCGCAtttatcataaaatatattttgtgatcGAAGGAAAACTAATAAAGATGATTCTGTCTAGTCCGCAAATGCGATTTCTTGAGAAAATAATGTAAATTTTCAATTATTGTCTGTTTTCCTGTTTTCCCATTAGAGTTTTAGTAAATCGAATTGATTGTAATGgtagatgatgtatttatataGCATTGTattgataatatatttatcGATCTATGTTTTATCCATTGAGTGGCAAACGAAAAGGACATATTTGATGGGCCAGTAAGACTTACCAAATACAGCCATTTGCCAGTTCATCTACACTCATATAGCACCAATGTGACCTGTACTAGCATTCATGCTGAATTCAATGCAATCTTCCAACATGTAACATTGCATGTGCACGCCTAGTTGCCATTTAGCAACCAGGACAAGAATTTCGACCAAATTAGCTGGCTAATATGGCCCACCATGCACTGTTCATTGCTTACTTGGTTGGTTTTATTCTACCTGGTCCAAAGGTGCGTACCCATAAATCGAAAGTTTATTTCTTGTAGAAAATGGTGATAAATGATAATGCGGATGCCCATGATTTATTGTCCCAAATTCGGACGAGGACGAGGTCTCGGATTCGAGTCTCTCCCCCGGCTAAAAAAAAGGGtgataattatgttattttagaaaAGTAATGCATAAagttctattttttaaaaaaattttgaagagGACAATGGCCAAGTCCACATAAATGAGCAAGTGGGACCTGACCTGGTGCCATAGGATTACAGTCCTTCTCAATATTTACTCCATTCTCGTGTCAGTGAACTTTACAAGAGAAAAACTCTGATCCAGTTTTGAGGGGAGGCTATGCTGCCCGGTGCAGTCTGGGCCATTGATATGCATGGACCTCACATGAAATCAAGTAGGGCTCTTGCATATATCACCACACCTTGTGTAACactgggggggggggggggggataGAATTTCCCCAGTTTTGGGTTGAAGTCGCAGGTAACAGAAGTACGAAGTTCAGTGGAAAACTTGCAGACCACACATTTATCTTTTATTGTGTGGGACAGTTCATAGGttaaggttttaaaaaaaagattaaatagaGTGTTGCCACATTTGTCTTTCGCACAATCCATGAAAGGCCAAAGCAACTAGCTGTTATTTCTGTAAAGGAACGAAAGAATCATTCATTTTAGGCATACAAAAAATTTGTATAATAGAATAATATAATGGTATGCAATCTTCCTATCATCTATCTCCACCTATTTGGCAAATTATGGCACTTGCTGTTATCATCTGGACGAGCATCAGATATACCTTCACTGCTTTGTTTATCAACTGATTCCGGCTCATGACGACTATTTTCTCTGAGGGAACCTGAAGATACGCGGCCAATTCGTCGTTCCTGCATTCCGAAAACTTAGTTGCCGGAGATATTTCAAAAACAGGCTTCACGATAAttctgggaaaaaaaaaagaacaagaaaaagaaTATAAAGGCATACATCACGAGAAAGTAAGTCTTCTGATTCGAGCATGTGTATCACATGACCCATTTTAGGCCTCTTCTGAGCATCAGGATCGACACATCGAAGGGCAACCAAGATCACACGTTTCAGCACTTTTGAAGCAGGTTTTTCAGGCAACTTAGGATCTATTACTTCCTCAGATTTCCTGTCACTCACCATCATTTTCAGCCAATCAACTAGATTAACCTGCATTTTATCGTTTGAGATGATTAGAATTTAACAATCAAGAACAAGGACGTATTAAGTGAAAGAAAATTGAGTATTTTGGTTGTTAAAAGTTTTACCTCTCCCGGTGGCCTGCTATAATCAACAGGAGATCTACCAGTTATAATCTCCATAATCAGTATTCCAAAGCTATATATATCGCTTTTTTCATTCAACATGCCAGTGCAAGCATATTCTGGTGCTACATAACTTGTCAGCCATGGAAAAGCAAGTTAACTTTATTCATATTGATCATTTGAAGTGGGGTTAATACCACAGAAAGCAAGCCAAAAGAAGTACAATGtcacaaataaataaactaaCCCAAACGTTCCCATAACTCTAGTTGTCACGTAACTCCTCTCTGAATTCAGAAGTTTAGCAAGCCCAAAATCCGACAACTTCGCATGCCACTGACGGTCGAGCAGTATGTTGCTGGTCTTGATGTCACGGTGAACTACCTTTGGTTCTAAACCCTCATGGAGATAGGCCAAGCTATCACAAAGAATAACTCAAAAAATAAGCCATAAAATGACAATACCTTCAATGTGAtcgtaagaaaataaaaataaattgtacAACACTCTATCCTACATCAGAAGGTCGAAGAGGCGTGAGTGTAATAGATTTACATGAAAATGCAATGAGCTCTTTTTTTGTGAAGCGAGTGAAAAGCAATTGTGAGCGAAGCTCAGTGTGCAGAATCTAGTTAAAACGGACCAGTGGACCAGGGGTGTGACAGTCTTAAAAATACCATACCCTTTTGCCGTCCCTATGATTATGCCCATCCGAATTTCCCATGACAAAGGGCTAACTTCCCCAACATCTCCATGAAGCCACTGGTCTAAATTTCCATTTTCCACATATTCATAAACAAGCATCCTACATGGAACAAAAGAATAAATTGAAGTAACAGTCGAAACAAACAACTAACAAAATTACAAACAACTaacaaaatgaaatgaaatgcgGAAATACCTGTAAGCTCCTTCAACACAGTACCCCAGAAGTCTTACTAGATTCTTATGCCGGACACGTCCAATTGCTTCCACTTCCACCTTGAACTCTTTCTCAGCTTGACCCCTGCAATACATCAGCAGCTCCAGTTTCA
Proteins encoded in this window:
- the LOC140987659 gene encoding protein BPS1, chloroplastic isoform X1; this encodes MFEALVCVQMSRAQEPHRPFLPFGNPFRMILPKDTHLSPKLLALLNNFEDTLATRLKKLKPADKEDVLRVSWMISAMVALCEIHTDIKTLITSLELPVSDWEDKWIDVYFANSVKLLDICISFSSEVARLKQGHLYLQCVLHDLSSASSNQFVRARSSLDGWSKHIASKNPRLDNCFSVMDSLVKMLDEPKVKNSSKGKVLMRAMYGVKVVTLFICSIFAAAFSGSPNKLIDLTVPESYLWAGEFMAIQAFINTEIRSIYSTRSFTILKELEAVDMRGKKLYPIVQEDGVDPTETGVLKESTLDLKNSVEIFSQGLDHLAKEVDRFFQIVLTGRDALISNLRIAGDAFDQVRGSNTGKDQMVR
- the LOC140987659 gene encoding protein BPS1, chloroplastic isoform X2, yielding MSRAQEPHRPFLPFGNPFRMILPKDTHLSPKLLALLNNFEDTLATRLKKLKPADKEDVLRVSWMISAMVALCEIHTDIKTLITSLELPVSDWEDKWIDVYFANSVKLLDICISFSSEVARLKQGHLYLQCVLHDLSSASSNQFVRARSSLDGWSKHIASKNPRLDNCFSVMDSLVKMLDEPKVKNSSKGKVLMRAMYGVKVVTLFICSIFAAAFSGSPNKLIDLTVPESYLWAGEFMAIQAFINTEIRSIYSTRSFTILKELEAVDMRGKKLYPIVQEDGVDPTETGVLKESTLDLKNSVEIFSQGLDHLAKEVDRFFQIVLTGRDALISNLRIAGDAFDQVRGSNTGKDQMVR
- the LOC140988049 gene encoding probable serine/threonine-protein kinase At1g01540 encodes the protein MSVYNTAFVDAQLSKRTSIFGLHLGVVIGIVVGAVIVLILFLLSLCITASRRRSGGKGKTRRLGNFSGAGETTPVVSKEIQEIVHDSAAEHRPVVPQAEIQIDMGKIEHRVVFSDKGASSGESRATSGADTGSFGGSGSLPEVSHLGWGRWYTLRELEAASNGLSDENVIGEGGYGIVYYGVLADNTRVAIKNLLNNRGQAEKEFKVEVEAIGRVRHKNLVRLLGYCVEGAYRMLVYEYVENGNLDQWLHGDVGEVSPLSWEIRMGIIIGTAKGLAYLHEGLEPKVVHRDIKTSNILLDRQWHAKLSDFGLAKLLNSERSYVTTRVMGTFGYVAPEYACTGMLNEKSDIYSFGILIMEIITGRSPVDYSRPPGEVNLVDWLKMMVSDRKSEEVIDPKLPEKPASKVLKRVILVALRCVDPDAQKRPKMGHVIHMLESEDLLSRDERRIGRVSSGSLRENSRHEPESVDKQSSEGISDARPDDNSKCHNLPNRWR